In a genomic window of Gossypium arboreum isolate Shixiya-1 chromosome 7, ASM2569848v2, whole genome shotgun sequence:
- the LOC108471220 gene encoding F-box/LRR-repeat protein 17-like encodes MHHHPQPHISTPASASFAATAAFDFKPAKRRGSYNCGRCGLPKKGHVCHLNSSTNPTSISTPTSSPSAVTVENSSSASRPPHAPPIRQSYTHLRRALSFDDIETRADSTERDLDDSDSPYPGTDLDPDNEMVSGGLPAGCLWEVLRRLPPAGLLAAASVCKGWRETTKRLWRAAEELRLMVPPRGQLRFIGSVLKKCPSLVRLSLKMESDVDATMLACIAFSCPNLESMEISTSNTAVNRITGDELGRFVADKRCLTSLKMEGCYNLGGFVLSSSSLSTLWLSDLYSLSKMVFNCPNLKEVSLEFSRQENDTTDLTTMVDAMGRSCPRLQNIHIASVRLSHAVVLSLTAANLRGLRMLSLVLGSEITDASVAAIASSYSKLELLDLSGSSISDSGIGMICNVLPNTLSRLLLALCPNITSSGIQFATAQLPLLELMDCGMTVCDPDSQNSPCDESGDNELPNALNNKLHLMYQKLIIKHSRLKKLSLWGCSGLDALCLSCPGLNDLNLNSCKNLHPERLLLQCPSLQNVHASGCQESLIGAIKSQVSDSMASLENQFQCKRLADGSKRVRAPDCLSQEASDDKKRRKVAEQQCKVLVD; translated from the exons ATGCACCACCACCCACAGCCTCACATTTCTACGCCAGCATCCGCTTCCTTTGCTGCCACTGCGGCGTTTGACTTCAAACCGGCCAAGCGTCGCGGAAGTTACAATTGTGGCAGATGTGGTCTTCCTAAGAAAGGCCATGTTTGCCATCTCAACAGTAGCACCAACCCTACTTCGATTTCTACTCCTACCTCATCTCCATCTGCCGTTACCGTCGAAAATTCCTCCTCCGCCTCCCGTCCACCTCACGCTCCACCCATACGCCAGTCTTACACGCATCTCCGACGTGCGCTTTCCTTTGACGACATCGAAACCCGCGCTGACTCGACGGAACGCGATTTAGATGATTCTGATTCTCCCTACCCGGGTACGGATCTTGATCCGGATAATGAGATGGTCTCCGGTGGGTTACCGGCTGGGTGTTTGTGggaggtcttgagaagattgcCGCCGGCGGGTCTTTTGGCGGCGGCGAGTGTGTGTAAAGGTTGGAGGGAAACGACGAAGAGGTTGTGGAGGGCGGCGGAGGAGTTGAGACTTATGGTCCCACCTAGGGGTCAGCTCAGGTTCATCGGATCGGTTTTAAAGAAATGCCCGAGCCTCGTTAGGCTTTCTCTAAAGATGGAAAG TGATGTGGATGCAACGATGCTGGCCTGCATTGCGTTTTCTTGCCCTAATTTGGAGTCTATGGAGATTTCTACATCTAATACGGCTGTCAATCGGATCACGGG GGATGAATTGGGTCGTTTTGTTGCTGATAAACGCTGTCTCACGAGTCTTAAGATGGAAGGATGTTATAATTTGGGGGGCTTTGTCCTCTCTTCATCAAGTCTATCTACACTCTGGCTCTCTGATCTTTATTCTCTTTCCAAGATG GTTTTTAACTGTCCCAATTTGAAAGAGGTATCCTTAGAATTTTCTCGCCAAGAAAATGATACTACCGATCTTACAACCATGGTTGATGCAATGGGTAGAAGTTGCCCAAGGTTGCAAAACATACACATTGCATCAGTTCGACTTTCACATGCTGTAGTGCTTTCTCTTACAGCTGCTAATTTGAG GGGCTTGCGGATGCTTTCGCTTGTTCTTGGCTCAGAAATCACAGATGCATCTGTTGCTGCTATTGCTTCAAGTTATTCAAAATTAGAATTGCTTGATCTCAGTGG GTCTAGCATCAGTGATAGTGGCATTGGAATGATCTGCAATGTGTTACCAAACACACTGTCAAGACTCCTCCTTGCTCTTTGTCCTAACATAACTTCAA GTGGAATTCAGTTTGCCACAGCTCAACTACCTCTTCTTGAACTTATGGATTGCGGGATGACCGTATGTGATCCTGATTCCCAGAATTCACCTTGTGATGAAAGTGGTGATAATGAACTTCCAAATGCATTGAACAATAAACTGCACCTTATGTACCAGAAGCTTATTATTAAACACAGCCGACTAAAAAAACTCAGCTTGTGGGGTTGTTCTGGCTTAGAT GCTTTATGTTTGAGCTGTCCCGGACTCAATGACCTAAATCTCAACTCCTGTAAAAACTTGCATCCAG AGAGATTGCTCCTTCAATGCCCAAGTTTACAAAATGTGCATGCGTCGGGATGTCAGGAGTCGTTAATTGGAGCCATCAAAAGCCAG GTTAGTGATAGCATGGCATCTTTGGAAAACCAATTTCAATGTAAACGATTGGCTGATGGCTCCAAGAGGGTTCGTGCGCCAGATTGCCTGAGTCAAGAG GCAAGTGATGATAAAAAACGAAGAAAGGTTGCGGAACAACAATGTAAGGTGCTTGTGGACTAA